Proteins encoded in a region of the Pirellulales bacterium genome:
- a CDS encoding SPFH domain-containing protein: MQDLAPVFLGCIVGFLSWFIVRCLAMGFFTVDQNERAVKTWFGRAERIGTATTLDDPIAESLQAEQRQRYCYPQVRVIHSGGPYFKWPWEKVHKVTIATQTMNMAYDPESPKANAQGTVLEAVTKDQLNTGLKGQIRYRISEKNLYAYLFGVNYPIAHVMGYFVSILRERIATFEAPAPKQLPGAAAKPDAVTAAIGISINDLRKNLSDINDHMSRECASSEARYGITLDASLITGIDPPQDVESALAAINTAYNQVSSDISLAQASADQKIVQSKRAVEIETLKAEAEVEPLMAMATQLAELKKSGPDVLSAYLRNVRLKLFSESRRVIQEANHD; the protein is encoded by the coding sequence ATGCAGGATCTAGCACCGGTTTTTCTTGGCTGCATTGTCGGTTTCCTCTCCTGGTTCATCGTGCGCTGCTTGGCCATGGGTTTCTTCACCGTCGACCAGAACGAACGGGCCGTGAAGACCTGGTTCGGCCGGGCCGAACGCATTGGAACCGCGACCACTCTCGATGACCCCATCGCCGAATCTCTTCAAGCCGAGCAACGTCAACGCTATTGTTATCCGCAGGTTCGCGTCATTCATTCGGGCGGACCGTATTTTAAATGGCCCTGGGAAAAAGTTCACAAGGTCACCATCGCCACGCAAACGATGAACATGGCCTACGATCCTGAAAGCCCCAAAGCCAACGCCCAGGGCACCGTCCTCGAAGCCGTCACCAAGGATCAACTCAACACGGGCCTTAAAGGCCAGATTCGCTATCGGATCTCCGAAAAGAATCTCTACGCCTATCTCTTCGGTGTAAATTACCCGATCGCGCACGTGATGGGGTATTTCGTCTCGATCCTGCGCGAACGCATCGCGACCTTTGAAGCGCCGGCTCCGAAGCAGTTGCCCGGAGCCGCGGCGAAGCCGGACGCCGTAACGGCCGCCATCGGCATCTCCATCAACGACCTCCGCAAAAACCTGAGCGACATTAACGACCACATGTCTCGCGAGTGCGCTTCATCGGAAGCCCGCTATGGAATCACCCTCGACGCCTCGCTCATCACCGGTATTGATCCGCCCCAGGATGTCGAGTCGGCGCTGGCGGCCATTAACACCGCGTATAACCAGGTCTCCTCTGACATCAGCCTCGCCCAGGCATCCGCCGACCAGAAAATCGTCCAATCGAAACGCGCCGTGGAAATCGAAACTCTCAAGGCCGAGGCCGAAGTCGAGCCTCTGATGGCCATGGCGACGCAACTGGCCGAATTGAAGAAAAGCGGGCCGGACGTTCTGAGCGCCTATTTGCGCAATGTACGCCTCAAGCTCTTCAGCGAGTCCCGCCGCGTAATCCAGGAGGCGAACCATGATTGA
- a CDS encoding SPFH domain-containing protein, which produces MIDFAIAAGATFIGLFVLVPIALGLARLFGFYTVVWERQCKVYVLFGKVIGQLDEPGLHFLWPKLGLRSLIVNFSGRCYVLDMRLDQEYLRSTPVNSEEGAPMGIGIWYEMYISNPVAYLFKNADPRGSLAANVGNATVRCLSNMKLAEMLENRHAMSLTVRTEVSPQSEEWGYKLGSVYIRKVHFRDVGMTQQIEEKVVNRLRQVTSAIKQDGANQVSIITSTAERQAAIEFAKAAAMRPQIVGVALQRISQDPEISKTMFEILETQNIIEGKAEITLVPRNQKLLGEFMAAQENTSAFAAAQKTQ; this is translated from the coding sequence ATGATTGACTTCGCCATCGCGGCCGGCGCGACATTTATCGGCCTGTTTGTTTTAGTCCCGATTGCTCTCGGTCTGGCTCGCCTGTTTGGTTTCTACACGGTCGTCTGGGAACGTCAGTGCAAGGTCTATGTGCTATTCGGCAAGGTGATCGGCCAGTTGGACGAACCCGGATTGCATTTCCTGTGGCCGAAGCTTGGCCTGCGCTCGTTGATCGTCAATTTCTCGGGACGCTGTTACGTCCTGGACATGCGGCTCGACCAGGAATATCTCCGGAGCACGCCGGTCAACTCCGAGGAAGGCGCGCCGATGGGGATCGGAATCTGGTACGAAATGTACATCAGCAATCCGGTCGCCTATCTCTTCAAGAACGCCGACCCCCGCGGCTCGTTGGCCGCCAACGTCGGCAACGCCACCGTCCGCTGTCTAAGCAATATGAAGCTGGCGGAGATGCTCGAGAATCGTCACGCCATGAGCCTGACCGTGCGCACCGAGGTCTCCCCGCAGTCCGAGGAGTGGGGTTACAAGCTCGGCTCCGTTTACATCCGCAAGGTCCATTTTCGCGACGTGGGGATGACCCAGCAGATCGAGGAGAAAGTGGTGAACCGCCTGCGTCAAGTCACCAGCGCCATCAAGCAGGACGGCGCCAACCAGGTGAGCATCATCACCAGCACGGCCGAACGCCAGGCCGCGATCGAATTCGCCAAAGCCGCCGCCATGCGCCCTCAAATTGTGGGCGTAGCACTGCAGAGAATCTCCCAGGACCCCGAAATCTCTAAAACCATGTTCGAGATTCTCGAAACTCAGAACATCATCGAAGGCAAAGCCGAGATCACATTGGTGCCACGCAACCAAAAGCTGCTCGGCGAATTCATGGCCGCCCAGGAAAACACATCCGCCTTCGCCGCAGCGCAAAAAACGCAGTAA